The Populus alba chromosome 4, ASM523922v2, whole genome shotgun sequence genome contains a region encoding:
- the LOC118047253 gene encoding transcriptional corepressor LEUNIG_HOMOLOG — translation MASPFEGWDDQQMLDQYLYDYFIKRKLHKTAAIFREQANVAAKPVEINDSAQGFLYDWWTMFYDVYVYRQCRKGQNVKGKAPVNVMDEQMSQNEKRNAYQIVPQLAINQPRHGQSPSGSDFDTMLRQPGASLIATRMFEEQFHPVRNYDPQLQAFDVNKLNLSNSASATSSYLPLQAQQLLRDNRDGISSGGASPLRINPYGAQTGMGDGWLSPNHLQTFPLLTQQYHSSLLVQAFSHTSKNLKFSSPSSSTNFQGQSLILPKSDLNMKDAQLDEDPNETNSGEAKPTCSVFRAAVDGALYQNDRKRKRLSYSRAEDQTSDFANAEEDKPANENVIESFLSTDDDHGDGIGTPLSTLKRRSTACSENDHKGFTFEEIGCLSSSKSKVLCCHFSSDGKMLASSGHEKKVSIWNMADFQASNSSEEHSHLVTDVRFRPSSSILATASFDKTVRIWDAAKPSISLFKLLGHAEQVMSLDFHPRKVDLLCSCDGNDEIRLWNVNKRTCMRVSKGATRQIRFQPTIGKLMATSTGNSINVIDVENQFLIEFFLSGKGHSKEVLSICWDTSGKYIASVSEDSARVWSLVGGNCLGKLHSNGNKFQSCAFHPGYSMLLIIGGYQVLEFWSPTDGGKTQSIPAHGGLIAALADSVENEMIASASHDHCVKLWN, via the exons ATGGCTTCTCCTTTTGAAGGCTGGGATGATCAACAGAT GCTTGACCAGTACTTGTATGATTACTTCATCAAAAGGAAGTTGCATAAAACTGCTGCAATTTTCAGGGAACAAGCCAATGTTGCTGCAAAACCTGTTG AAATCAACGATTCAGCCCAAGGGTTTCTGTATGATTGGTGGACGATGTTCTATGATGTATATGTCTATAGGCAATGTAGAAAGGGTCAGAATGTCAAAGGAAAAGCCCCTGTTAATGTAATG gaTGAACAAATGTCACAGAATGAGAAAAGAAATGCGTATCAAATTGTGCCACAGTTAGCTATAAATCAGCCGAGGCATGGACAATCCCCTTCTGGTAGTGACTTTGATACGATGTTGCGGCAACCAGGTGCCTCTTTGATTGCTACAAGAATGTTTGAGGAACAGTTTCATCCTGTTAGAAATTATGATCCACAATTACAGGCATTTGATGTTAATAAATTGAATCTGTCAAATTCGGCTTCAGCGACCTCAAG CTATTTGCCGCTGCAAGCTCAACAACTTCTGAGG GACAATAGAGATGGCATCAGTAGTGGCGGAGCTAGTCCTTTAAGAATTAACCCGTACGGTGCACAAACAG GGATGGGTGACGGATGGCTTTCACCTAATCATCTGCAGACGTTTCCTTTATTGACGCAGCAATATCATTCAAGTCTACTGGTTCAAgctttttctcatacatctaaaAACCTGAAATTTTCTTCTCCTAGTAGCTCTACCAATTTTCAAGGTCAAAGTCTGATCCTTCCGAAGAGTGATTTGAATATGAAAGATGCACAG CTAGATGAGGATCCAAATGAAACAAACTCAGGAGAAGCAAAACCAACTTGCTCAGTGTTTAGAGCAGCAGTTGACGGAG CTTTGTATCAGAATgacagaaagagaaagagattgtCATATTCAAGAGCTGAAGACCAAACTTCG GATTTTGCCAATGCTGAGGAAGATAAACCTGCGAATGAAAATGTAATTGAATCCTTTTTATCCACTGATGATGACCATGGTGATGGTATAGGAACTCCTTTAAGTACTTTAAAGCGACGTTCTACAGCTTGCAGTGAAAATGATCATAAAG GCTTCACTTTTGAAGAGATTGGTTGCCTCAGCTCAAGCAAAAGCAAGGTGTTGTGCTGCCATTTTTCATCTGATGGGAAGATGCTAGCTAGTTCTGGACACGAGAAGAAG GTTTCCATTTGGAATATGGCAGACTTTCAAGCCAGTAATTCTTCCGAAGAACATTCTCATCTAGTTACAGATGTTCGGTTTAGACCAAGTTCAAGCATATTAGCCACTGCTTCATTCGATAAAACTGTGCGAATATGGGATGCAGCCAAA CCAAGCATATCATTGTTCAAGTTACTTGGTCACGCTGAACAAGTGATGTCATTAGACTTTCACCCAAGAAAGGTAGATCTTCTTTGCTCATGTGATGGTAATGATGAGATCCGTTTATGGAATGTCAACAAGCGTACATGCATGCGTGTCTCTAAG GGAGCTACAAGACAGATCAGATTTCAGCCAACTATTGGCAAATTAATGGCTACATCCACAGGAAACAGTATCAATGTAATTGATGTTGAG AACCAATTcctgattgaattttttttgtctggaAAGGGACATTCCAAAGAAGTCCTTTCTATTTGCTGGGATACAAGTGGAAAGTATATTGCATCTGTCAGTGAGGACAGCGCGCGAGTGTGGTCACTGGTTGGGGGAAATTGCTTAGGAAAATTGCATTCAAATGGCAACAAGTTCCAATCATGTGCATTTCATCCTGGATATTCAATGCTTCTGATCATTGGTGGATACCAG GTCCTTGAATTTTGGAGTCCAACTGATGGAGGCAAAACACAGTCAATCCCAGCACATGGAGGATTAATTGCGGCGCTTGCAGATTCAGTGGAGAATGAAATGATTGCATCAGCTAGTCATGACCATTGTGTTAAGCTATGGAACTAA
- the LOC118047290 gene encoding small ribosomal subunit protein uS5c — translation MAITTVTLSSLSLHSTTTPRLSFLKPTTKLHPLSLSISPLSYHPKIITIITKANSSDIDTSFFDNLNPEEDFVFDPPTPPEDYIPPPSFDEGPLETEEEIAAAYEELYGPAYSGVSVLGKDIYVMDSKVKKTSGWGSRVKKEKIKDGFDERVVQVRRVTKVVKGGKQLHFRAVVIVGDKQGRVGVGVGKAKEVIVAVQKSALNARRNIITVPMTKYLTFPHRSEGDFGAAKVMLRPASPGTGVIAGGAVRIVLEMAGVENALGKQLRSKNALNNARATVVAVQKMRQFSEVARERGIPMEELWK, via the exons ATGGCCATCACCACTGTAACTCTCTCCTCCCTCTCCCTCCACTCCACCACCACACCCCGCCTTTCCTTCCTCAAGCCCACCACCAAACTCCACCCTTTATCCCTATCCATCTCCCCCCTTTCTTATCACCCCAAAATCATAACGATAATTACGAAAGCCAATTCGAGTGACATTGACACTTCCTTCTTTGACAATCTTAATCCAGaagaagattttgtttttgaccCACCAACCCCACCTGAAGACTACATTCCACCACCATCCTTTGATGAAGGTCCATTGGAAACTGAAGAAGAAATTGCTGCAGCTTACGAGGAACTTTATGGTCCTGCATATAGTGGAGTTAGTGTTTTAGGCAAGGATATTTATGTAATGGATTCTAAGGTTAAAAAAACTAGTGGGTGGGGCTCAAGAGTAAAGAAGGAGAAAATTAAAGATGGGTTCGACGAGAGAGTTGTTCAAGTTCGGAGAGTAACTAAGGTTGTTAAAGGAGGGAAACAGTTGCATTTTAGAGCTGTTGTTATTGTTGGAGATAAACAAGGTCGAGTTGGGGTTGGGGTTGGAAAAGCTAAAGAAGTTATTGTTGCTGTCCAGAAATCAGCTCTTAATGCTAGAAGAAATATCATTACTGTGCCTATGACAAAGTACTTGACTTTTCCTCATAG ATCTGAGGGAGATTTTGGGGCAGCAAAGGTGATGCTCAGACCCGCTTCACCTGGTACTGGAGTGATTGCTGGAGGTGCTGTGAGAATTGTTCTTGAAATGGCAGGTGTTGAGAATGCGTTGGGAAAACAACTTCGAAGTAAGAACGCCCTCAATAATGCCAGAGCCACAGTTGTTGCAGTGCAAAAAATGAGGCAGTTCAGTGAAGTTGCTCGTGAACGTGGGATCCCAATGGAAGAACTGTGGAAATGA
- the LOC118047289 gene encoding uncharacterized protein, with protein MENLFSTLFTSTGNTTNASNAIMGCPQNSQFSSMYGPLSYHSTSSSSITQSSCVPPLYFMPAPCESRQNPYMHSLEKPSHHTPSADPFRLAMAGQNAFEMQRSCILQPNALQLEQERRALEAYKTKVARCKRKLARQRSLSKTSIGASSTQIMDARRLALHGASTCGQRSRSNTSKDLYEFLTPDNKRLRAVLRKDLKNSDVGSLGRIVLPKREVEENLPVLNDKEGILLFLRDVYSNQEWALKFKFWSNNKSRMYVLENTGEFVKQNWLETGDFLTLYEDESKNLYFSITKAGRSASVPSPTLLIEQLDQKEQEEANSLVAAPPDSAYTHNEQLINNPLNNSSTFSQPASSAMQPSSQNGKMKAVDDYHVDDCYTGLGVLPDVYRYNFSL; from the exons ATGGAGAAccttttttcaactttattcaCCAGCACAGGCAACACCACCAATGCTAGCAACGCAATAATGGGTTGTCCTCAGAATTCCCAGTTCTCTTCTATGTATGGACCATTGAGCTACCATTCAACATCTTCAAGTTCCATAACTCAGTCAAGCTGCGTTCCGCCACTGTACTTTATGCCAGCACCTTGTGAAAGTCGGCAAAATCCATACATGCATTCTCTAGAGAAGCCTAGCCATCATACACCATCTGCAGATCCTTTCCGTCTTGCCATGGCTGGccaaaatgcttttgaaatgcaAAGATCATGCATTTTGCAGCCTAATGCGTTACAATTAGAGCAAGAAAGGAGAGCTCTTGAAGCATACAAGACCAAGGTGGCAAGGTGTAAGAGAAAACTTGCACGCCAAAGAAGCCTTAGTAAAACTTCTATTGGGGCTAGTTCAACTCAAATAATGGATGCAAGGAGATTGGCTTTGCATGGTGCTAGTACTTGTGGCCAAAGAAGCAGGAGCAATACCAGCAAAGATCTTTACGAGTTCTTAACACCTGATAACAAG AGACTCAGAGCGGTGCTTAGGAAGGACTTGAAGAATAGTGATGTTGGGTCTCTTGGCAGAATTGTCCTTCCAAAG AGAGAAGTAGAGGAAAATCTTCCTGTCctaaatgataaagaaggaatCCTACTTTTTCTCAGAGATGTATACTCTAACCAAGAGTGGGCCTTAAAGTTCAA GTTTTGGTCTAACAACAAAAGTAGGATGTATGTTCTTGAAAATACAG GAGAATTCGTAAAGCAAAATTGGCTGGAGACTGGAGATTTCCTTACTCTTTACGAGGATGAGAGCAAGAATCTC TATTTCTCTATCACAAAAGCGGGAAGATCAGCATCGGTGCCATCTCCAACACTACTTATAGAACAACTTGACCAAAAGGAGCAAGAAGAAGCTAACAGCCTCGTGGCTGCGCCTCCGGACTCTGCTTACACACACAACGAACAACTAATCAACAATCCTCTCAACAACTCAAGTACCTTTTCCCAACCAGCATCTTCAGCTATGCAACCTTCTTCACAAAATGGTAAAATGAAGGCGGTAGATGATTATCATGTCGATGACTGCTATACAGGTCTCGGTGTGCTCCCTGATGTCTACCGATACAATTTTTCGCTATGA